GAGGCACTACAAAAACTGATGGACCTCTACCTCCAGATGAAGCCTGTGTGGCGTTCCACCTGTCCCTCCCGAGACTGCCCTGTCCAACTTTGTCAATACAGCTACAACTCTCAGCAATTTGCTGATCTGCTTTCCACCACATTTAAGTACCGTTATGATGGAAAAATTACCAACTACCTCCACAAGACTCTGGCCCATGTTCCTGAGATTGTTGAGAGAGAAGGGTCTATTGGAGCATGGGCCAGTGAAGGCAATGAGTCTGGGAACAAGCTGTTCAGGCGTTTTCGGAAGATGAATGCAAGGCAGTCCAAAACATTTGAACTTGAAGATATACTTAAACACCACTGGTTGTACACCTCCAAGTATCTTCAGAAATTTATGGAGGCTCACAAGAATTCAGCAAAAGCAATGCAGGCCACATTCAACCCAGAAGAGACCCCAGATGAAGTTGATATAGCTCTTGAAGTCCCAGATTTTTGAGTGTTTCTTTGATTGACTTTCTTTAATGGACCCTTTTTCTTGCTAATGAAAATATTGTTAagtaattgattttatttcttgAGATGATATTTAATATCACGTGTAATGGCTTTATTAttcacttcattatttttttttgaagccaGTGCATAAATGTTAGCTAAATTGTTTTATGGCAGAGATAAAATTGAATGGGCAGTCTTTTTCTCTCCCTAGCTTTTAGGGGCAAATTGTCTGTGTTTTATCTCTTGCTGCTTGTGAAATATGAGGGATTTTATTGTATTGCCAGGTTGTGACACCTTCACGAATTCATACAGAAGGGTTATTTATGAAAACGTATGAGGGAGCTGTAAGTCACTGAAATTATGTTAAAGGAGCCCCACATTTACGATGGCTATATTAATATGTCACACAGGACAAAGGCAAAATGAAATTAGAAAACACAAATTGTCTCCTTTGCAGAAGGTCTAAAGAAAAAGGAGTTATTTTAGCAGTGCAGTATTTTGATGGTTTTCAACTGGTCCACAAATGACTATGAACACCCATAGACACTATGCTACAGCATTTGCACATTCACATACATTTATCCCATAATCTACCTCAGTCTTCAATCTTACAGGTCCCACAGGACATTTGCACCATGccactgacacaaacacattttcaaatattcTGGAAGAAATTAGCATGTGTTTTACACCATAGCACCTATTGACTATTGTTAGACTTTCTTTATTGCTACTGTATGTTTTACAGTTTAGAGATGTGTGGGCTATTCACTTAAACTCGTAACCTCATTTTATTAATCATGTttctcttattttgtttaatagtaTCATTGTGTTTATTGTGCTATCTTAAACTGAGAGGATTTTGGTGATTtactttacaaatgtattttattttatttttcatctgatTGGTTTCTTTGTGAATTGATTTTACTGGTTTCTTTTTGtcttgatttatttgatttttttttgctttctttgatACATTATACAACAATTTCAAATGCTAATTTGTCATGTAATCTCAAGTGacaatttaaattgtgtttcagTTGCTTTATgttcttttctatttgaaataaaacactgcatCGCACagtttataattgtaaaaaaaaagatttttttttttttttttgtagacttgCACAAAGGCACTGGTAATGTTCTTGACccatcattattttttctttcattttgcaaGAGCATTACAGTGATTGTTGTAATCCATTAACTCATACTtagtataaatgttttgtaataaattacatttgacttcttttctttttgggaaataataaaaataaataatccaaaaatCCAATTGAGAACTGTTtgtcctattttatttatttatttattttttgtaatatgttaCTGTACATAACAATATAATGTGTAtgcgtatgtatgtatgtatgtatgtatgtatgtatatatatatatatatatatatatatatatatatatatatatatatatatatatatatatatatatataaattctaagcataaaaacaaagttacaatttttatttctttttattgaagcagtaaaaaacacacaagctttccctcaacattttaaagaagaaataaatcGTCAGTTTAACAATATCAATCAAGACTTGTAAAAAATGCTTTTAGTTTCTTAATACTGCAGTAAGCAAATTCATTCAGTTAACAatacatttctgttatttttatgaaaaaaaaaacacatccaatTTTCcgttaatataaaacaattaaaacacatagttatgatataaaacaaaacagaacaacaacatTTCAGTCAAAAAGTCTCCGCAGAAAGCTCTTCTTAGCTGGGGTCATTTTCATCGAAACTGGAGCTTTGCGATGGGTCATTTTCATTGGGACTCTCTTCACTGGCATCATCTGGCGTGGTGGAGTCATCTCCTGCATGGGCAGGACTCTGTGATCCAAGCAGAAGTACTTGCTGTTGCCTTGAGAAAGGCGAAGCAAAAGGCTTTCAGGGAGCTCCATGCACTGGGCATGGACCCAGTGTCCACCTTCACCTCTGGAGCAGAATATCATGGCAGGTCTGGTGAGCTCAGTAGAGTAGTAGGGCTCCCAGGTGTTGGGGTTCACCTGGCAGGTTAGACAGCACTTGATCCAATAGCCTGTCTGAGATTCATCCTCCTCGTCTTCCTCGTTGTAGGTGTCACCCTCTCCATCACTGCTATACTCCAGCTCATGAGGTTCTCTGCCAAAGTACAGCTCCTCAGAGTCTTCCAAAGGTGCAGAGTCCTCAAAATCAGTGGACTCCTGGCTGCATCCCTGAGTTGATGTTTCTCCATCTTGTTCCTTCTGGAAGCTCACTTGATAGAAATGGTAAGCATCTGGTGGAGCTGGGTTTCCTTCAGAGGGGATTGCAATCAAGGCACTTCCTTTGCCCAGGCTGCCACCAAACCAAGTACGGCTGTGAGTTACCTCGCTGGTCCACTGAGGAGGCTCACGAGGCTCCATGTGGACTCCAACATCATCCAGGCCAATGTATGTGCACTCCATGCGCTTCTGAGTCTCAGATTGGTAGCCGCCCAAAACAATATACTCATGATAGCCAACAGGAGCAACTATGGCACTGGTAATGGTGAGACCTTCATGAAGAACAGTACAGGTGAGGACAGGGCTTCCTAAGAGAAGCTCAACACGTAGGCGGATCAAACGAGGTGGTCGGCAATCAGAGTTGAGAATGTGACCGCCAAGGAAGTAGACACAGTCCTCTCTCGCAAGAGCTACGTGAAAAGACTGGCCATCCGTGAGCTCGGGGAGGGTGTGGGCCGTACAGCAACCAAACTCTAGGTCAATAAGAAAGACTTGTGGTGGACAGTCCACCACGCTGTTCCAGTTTTCTGTGGTCCTTTCGGTGGGGGGCATGTAGGACCTGCCGCCAAACAAAACGCAGGCGCTCTTCCCTCGGCTAAGGATCACGCTGAGGGTGTGGCCGTATCGAGCGCTAGGAACATCTCCAACCAGCTCTTTTTCTTGAcagcacaatgtgactttgcgaTTACATCCTCTGCTGTCTACACTTAACATGTAGAGACTTGAGGACAGCTCATTGTTGGGTGTTCGGCCACCATGAATAAGGTAACACTCAGGACTGCCATCATGAGGCTCAACATGAGCTATCGCAGGACATCGGAGGGGAGGGAGATAACAAGagttgtttgaaaatgaaatggcACGCAGCTTAAGTTCTCCATTTTTTATGCGCACACCAAATATTCCAGTTGGACATGAGCGTTTTGGCCAGCCCTTTTGACCAAAGAGGTAAACGTCACCCTCCAGCTCTAATAAGGAGAAGCCTGGCTGCATAAGGCCAGCACAGTTCACAGCAGTCAGAGGCTGCAAGGTCATCTTTTTGCAGAGAactgtgtaaaatataaatgaaaaacaacattattcattttagtagttgtagaatataaacattttgtcaaGAAATTCCCTGTCTGTTGCATAGCTTGACTGAATTAAGACTAGCATCATATTAAGAGTAGTATGATaaggttttttgttattattatcataattaatcaaagtaataaagaaaaaaaaacgcgGAACCATATATCCCTTTCCTTGTTTCCCTGATAACATAGAAACATTCCCACAGGAAACTGGTTGTAGTTTTCATTAATCCCGCTTCCCTTAGAGAATCCCGTTCAGCTTGCAATAAAAAGACTACATTACCCAGCATCCAGTGCGAAACTGGCGTTTCTTGTTCTACGTTTAAACGGTAGGCTACTTCTGAGATGTTTCTATGAACTCTGAACGCTGTTATTCTCTTATTTGCTTCTAACAGTTAAAAGCGCTTCTCAGTTTTACACTTTTAAGATTCGTTTTAATGTCTTTATATAATCAATTTCGCAAGAAAAATCTTGTTAAACAAGTAGGCTAAGCTCTGGCTGTCACCATTACTGCTGCACTATAAAAATAGACTAAagataaatatagtatatatttataatactattaaaaaaatcgTAATTACCTAGGTGTTTATTTTCTATAAGGCGCAAGAATTTCacatacatttctaaatatttaatgcatagTCTTAGAATATTGATCTTAATAACATGTATATTTCTTACCTTTTGGTCAATGCACTCCGAAAACTGAGAGCTGTGAGGTGCTGCAAACTTTTATTTGAGATATTAAAGCAAATGGCTTGGTGACAGTGGAAGAGGTTCAGTGTTTGTGAAGGTTGACTGGCTCATCTTGAGGTTAACTGTCTGTAACTGCTGCTTACAACAGGTGTCTGAGCACAACTCGCACAagtttgaatgaaaacaagcaCAAACTCAGTGCATCATTGGTCCGTGTATTAATATGGACTTCATATTGGTGTTTTACAACTGGTGATTTATTTGCCTAAAAGAATAATGCAGAAAATCTCATAAGAATTTATATGGATGGTCTTTCTTCACAAATTAACACCACTGACACTATGTATAATGTAGTTAGATTGGAacgtgttttattaatattaatattattaattatattttgaaggtttttaagaaaacaatattatgaatattgttcaagaatgtaattaatataaagtgacagtaaagacatttataatgttatgaaagattttttatttcaaagaaatgccaTTAGTTCAAAACTTTCTAATTCTTCAAAACTTCCTAAAAATTTccgaattctgaaaaaataaaataaaaaaaaaataatcatggtttccacaaaaaatattgattataatgattataagaaatgtttcttcagcaccaagtcagcctattagaatgctttctgaatgctcttgtgacactgaagactggaggaatgatgctgaaaattaagttttgcatcacagaaataaatgacattttaaaacaaattcaaattgaaaacaggcctattttaaattgaaataataatcaatattttcagtatttttgatcaagtaaatgcagcttaGATGATAGCACACAAACATCACAGAGATGTctttaatgtctgcatttacatctgcaagatgtatttttttagattgtttggACATTTCCAAGATGTCAAACAgatattcaaaaaaaatctttaagatgcTTATGATTTAGAAagcatgtaaaactgacatcatAAAGACGTCTATTAGATGCTTAGATGCTTTCCAGATTAAGCGAtatttaacagacatcttgcaggcATATATTAAGTTAAAACGGACATCTTGCTgcatattttagttaaaactcACATAACTCAAATAACTAAATATCAAATATCTTTTAATTGGCTGTAAATGTGTCAGGTTGCATAGATTTTTCACATTGGCCTGATTAGGCCACAGTGCAATCCTAcagaattttttctttctttcttttttttttttttatgacctgCATTCGACACCATTATCACACTCTTCATAATGCACCAGTGACAGTGTAGTAGGTCTGTATGTAATGTGCTGTTAAAATAGTCTCCTCTGTGTATCTGAGTGGTCTGTGGCGTCGGGTTCGGTGAGGAGCAGAATGATTCACTCTCATTACACCGAATACCGAATGCGTGAGTCACACATCACATTTTGGCAGGAGGGGTAGCTCGGATTTGTAAAAATACTCCTTATTTCCCGCAGGCTTATATTTGCATTAACTTTCTGCTTGGCGGCTCTTTAAAGGAACGGGAGAAATTAGACGACTGttgttgaaagaaagaaagagagagagggagaagaagcGAACAGCTGTGCCTGCTTCATTagcataatgtttttgtgtttcggGGGGCTGTGCGCGAGCCCTCGTgcagttgtgtgtttgttttggaggccaaaagatgtgtgtgtgagagtgcaaaACAAAGACACGTAACCACGAGTGAAAAACATAAACAGCGGAGCACCTGTGTCTGAAGAGCAGGGCCATGAAGAGGAGGCTCAGCGACTCCCCAGAGGCGCCACACAAAATAAAGAATTCCTTCGGTGTTTCCAAGCGCACTGGAGAGCTTTATTCTCCCGTTCAAGCGCACTTACATGCCGGTGTTCACACGCTGTAAAATAAACCTGTTGAGTCCTGAAATGGATTTGCATACGGTGGCGGCGAATGAATGAATGCAGATGTTTTCCAGCTCCGTCGCAATGAAACAGACGCGAGGAAATGGAGAGGGAGACTGAAAcgcaacaaacaacaaaacttaaATGCTTGCATTGTAATGAACGAAGATATTACTTTCAGACTACTTAGCTGTTTTTTTCAACGcagaagtaagctgttttctgtgcgAGACTTCGATTCATTAGCCGCAAGCTGCAGTAACTAAACGGCAAAACGTTTTTCGCtataaaccagtgtgtttataattaaaacattcgAATAATATGCTAAGAAACACCCGTTTGCAATATCAAGTAGCAAaacgagctgttttgtacagctaaaaatagccgGAAGGATGACAcagaagccagacacattaaatttaaaaatggccGCGGCCACTCTtaggaaaaataaggtggatagtaGCTACCATGTAGTGTCTGATTCATGTTATTAAATCAATTTGTTCAGATCgctaacataaaatgaaaatgtaccctttttcttaatgcacattccttTTACAAAATTGTAAAGGAAAACAGTGTTTGTCCTGACAAACTTCAATTTCTGCTGATGTCACGCAGGCCATGCATGCTATTGGTTATTGTCTATAACTAAATAACTACCTGCacaatgttttagaaaaaaattcacaGTCAGTTTGTGACTTTTTTTGATTGAATAACCTATAAAAAGGCTAACCAGAGTCACCCATTTGAGTCATCCCTCAGAAGTCTTTCCAGAAGTCCTTGTGCATTTtgtttcaaatataatataatatatatatatatatatatatatatatatatatatatagtttcagcTTGTGTATGCAAGTTTTTGATTACCAATTGTGCgaatttttgcattttgatcGCAGTGTCTGTATTTGAATGCAGTAGTTCTTACAGTCTGCTAGCaattatttttgttcatgttcAAAAGAAGGATTCATTCATATATCAGACATCACTAGTTCCACCACTAGTAATGCAGAGATATATTTTGAACAGAGTACTTGAGTACTGCATAGTGTGcagaaaatatcatttttttttttgtattatttatgctattaaaaaaagtgaaaaaagtgaggtgacatacagccaagtatggcaCCAtaccgtgctctgcatttaacccatccacagtgcacacacacagcagttaacacacacacagcagtgaacacacacccggagcagtgggcagccatttatgctgcggcgcacgggaagcagctgggggttcagtgccttgctcaagggcacctcagttgtggtattgccggcccgagactcaaacccacaaccttagggttaggagtaaacctctctaatcattaggccacgacttcccccttatTCCCTTATTCAGTGTTGAAAATTTGGCAGTTATTATGATGAGTATAGAAAAGTTGATATAAAAGTACTGATTTTATTTCCAGTTCATTTGTCGTACAGGAAATGGAAGGTCTAGTCAAATGTCATATACTGCACTTCAGGGCAAATCTGGTTGTTTTGTACATATAGAAAATGTGCCCACAGACTATATAGTACATACTACAGAAATGGTAGTATTCCAAGAGAGAAGGAAGAGGTGGGCCAGCAGTACAGCTGAGGCCTGAAGCCATGCAAGGATTTGTGCTGTATTATTGATAGAGGAGAGTAATTAAACTCTAGTGTAGCACCTGTTTCTGTCCCCGCTAATGTTGTGCCACCTGAAGACGTCTCTCCCTAGGGCGTGTTCGTGATGAATGACACAGCGACAGCTCAGAGTTTCTGACGATCATCACGCCAttcttcattatattttaatgtcacgGCAATCACTGCCTGCCCCCCTTCCCAGCCGTCATTGATTGTAATTAAGCTGAACTTCAAAATGATAATTTCATTCCAATCAGGGTTAATGCAGCTATAATGCATATCGCGAGTGATAAGTGACCTGTAAAAAAGTGCAGCCTAGCAGGACCtcttcatcatttttatttttttatgatttttataccAGTACTTCATCTTTGTTTCGTCTGGTTCAGGCTTTCTGGGTTTGCATGGCAAACGCAAAtgtctattttaaacaaatttgctTTATGTAGGCggtaaagcccaaagtatacttcatttTTG
The DNA window shown above is from Cyprinus carpio isolate SPL01 chromosome B25, ASM1834038v1, whole genome shotgun sequence and carries:
- the LOC109051083 gene encoding V(D)J recombination-activating protein 2 → MTLQPLTAVNCAGLMQPGFSLLELEGDVYLFGQKGWPKRSCPTGIFGVRIKNGELKLRAISFSNNSCYLPPLRCPAIAHVEPHDGSPECYLIHGGRTPNNELSSSLYMLSVDSRGCNRKVTLCCQEKELVGDVPSARYGHTLSVILSRGKSACVLFGGRSYMPPTERTTENWNSVVDCPPQVFLIDLEFGCCTAHTLPELTDGQSFHVALAREDCVYFLGGHILNSDCRPPRLIRLRVELLLGSPVLTCTVLHEGLTITSAIVAPVGYHEYIVLGGYQSETQKRMECTYIGLDDVGVHMEPREPPQWTSEVTHSRTWFGGSLGKGSALIAIPSEGNPAPPDAYHFYQVSFQKEQDGETSTQGCSQESTDFEDSAPLEDSEELYFGREPHELEYSSDGEGDTYNEEDEEDESQTGYWIKCCLTCQVNPNTWEPYYSTELTRPAMIFCSRGEGGHWVHAQCMELPESLLLRLSQGNSKYFCLDHRVLPMQEMTPPRQMMPVKRVPMKMTHRKAPVSMKMTPAKKSFLRRLFD